The genomic stretch AATTGTTCGCCCTTTACGAATCGGATGCCAACTTCGAGCCTGCCACTCGAATTTTCGCCGCGAAGCCGGGAAATCTCTAAGTGTGAGGCCCAAATCACCCCAAGATTTACGAAGCCACGAATCAATGAATCCTTGGTGGGCACTGTAGAAGTGAGCGTTCTTTCGCAAGAAATCTGCTTCCCAGTCGGGCGCCCCCTCGGGAATGATCGGGCGACGTCTAAAAGCATCAGCCCAAATAGGAAAACTAGGTAAAGAATCGGAAGGAAGTCCACGGACAAACGCATCCCACGCCTCAAGCCAACTGAGTTCCGCGCGCTTGAGACGATATCGTTGAATGTCGATGATCTCGGAGTCTGGTTCCAGATATTGCTCAATTCGCCAATTTGCCGGGTTCCATCGCACAACGGGCATTCGATCGACAGGCGGTACAGACCTTTCGTATGTGGAGGTGGAACCACCTCTCTGTTCCGCGAGGATAAAGACGCGCTCACGAGCTTGCGGAGTTCCCCCGCAATTCGGCGGCAACAAGTGTGGCGAGAGGATCGATGGGGCATCAGATACGCAATAGCCGGCATCCCGAAGATTCTCGATGATTAGGCGCCAAGTCTGGGTGTGCCGTGGCCCGGCCAGGTTTCGAACGTTTTCGAGCAACAGGTATCGCGGCCGTTTTGCTCGGACAACCTGCATGATGTCAAAGAACAAAGTCCCACGTGTACGGTCTTGAACTCCAAGTTGGACACCGCTTTTCGAAAATGGTTGGCAGGGAAATCCCGCACAAAGCATGTCGTGGTCGGGGATGATCCGATCGATCTCGCGAGCAGAGCGGATCGAACACTCCTCGTCCACATCTTTCCGAGTCAGTTCACGAATGTTCTTGGGGAAGCAGGCGCGTGTTGCCGTTGGAAATGAAGATCGGTAAACCCCCCGACACTCTGCATCAAGTTCACAAGCCATTACACACCGACCACCAATGCGAGAGAGCGCATGGTGGAAGCCCCCGATTCCTGCAAATAAATCAATGAACGTAAACGATTTCATTGCAACATCAACTTCTCCTTGGTTACAGAGTTGGAACTCGACCTTTCAAGATAAACAATGAGTCTACCGGAGGGGCTGGAGGCGCCAGTCGACTCATACTCTAATTCTTACAAGTTGTCCGCTGCTCTATCTAAACCGGAAAGCTCAGCTCGCGGTGAAAGAAGTGAAGGCCGGCCGCCTTGCGAGCAGACTCGAGCGTCTCTTCCGCGGTGAGGTTCGCCTTGGTGCAGCCCTTGCGCAGGATGTCCAGCACCAGGTCGTCGCGACCCTCCAGAGCAGCGCGGCGCTTCTGCATCGGCGCGATCAGCGCGTTGATCGCCTCCGCGACTTCCTTCTTGATGTGCCCGTCGCCGATGTTGTCGCCGCGCGCGTAGCGATCCTTCAGCTCGGCCACGCGGGCCGCGTCAGGGATGAAGGTCTCCACATATTGGAAGAGCGCGTTCTTGATGTCGCCGGGCTCGGTGGCGCTCTGGCGGCCGGTAAAGAGTCGCATCACCTTCTTCTCGACCTCCTTGGGAGGATCGGAGATAAAGATCGCGTTGCCCAGACTTTTGCTCATTTTATTTTTGCCGTCGACGCCCATCAGGCGGCCGACTGCGCCGACGTCGGCGCGGGGCACGGGAAAGACGCCGCCCAGCTTGACATGCTCGTGGTCCTCCGCCTTCTCGCTGACGCCGCAGTAGATCTGGTTGAATCGCCGCGCCACTTCGCGGGTCATCTCCAGGTGGGGCACCTGGTCCTCGCCCACCGGCACGCTCTCGGGGCGGAAGGAAAGAATGTCGCTGCACTGCCCGACGGCGTAGAGAGGAAAGCCGAAGGAATAGGTCTCGCCGAGGTTCTTCACCTTGATTTCGTCCTTCAGGGTCGGATTGCGCATCACCCGGTTGAAGGGCAGCAGCATGGCGAAGAGGAAGGTCAGTTCGTGAATCGTCGGCACTTCGCTCTGCAGGAAAATGCTCGAGAGATCGGGATCGATTCCCATGGCGATCAGATCGCGGGCGATCTCCAGGCAGTCGGCGCGGATCTCCTTGGGCTGGTCGGCACGGGTGGTGAAGGCGTGATAGTTGGCAATGATGAAGTAGCAGTCGTGCGTGTGCTGCAACTGGGCGCGGCGCTTCACGCTGCCCACCCAGTGCCCCAGGTGCAGCCGCCCCGTCGGCGTGTCGCCGGTCAGGATGCGGGGCCGGCCCGCGGCGGGTTGCTTGGAATCGGCGGCGCTCATTGGGGAAGCATAGAGAAGAGAAAAAGGTTTGCACAATTGAAGAGGGAATGCGCCGCGTAGGAGGCCCAGATGCGACCCGTTCGCTCCATCAGATAGCCCAGCGCCACGCCGAGCACCGCCAGCGCCGGAATCGCGGCGGCGCGACCGTTTTCAGGAACCGCGCCCCAGTGGAAGAAGGCGAAGGCGACGGCGGTGATGAAGATCGCGGCGACGCGCGGAAGTCCGATTTGCTTCAGCCCCTGCTGCACGGCGCCGCGCCAGATCAACTCCTCCGCCAGCGGCCCGAGCAGCACGATCGTGGCGACCAGTCCCCAGGTCACCGGGCTGCCCCCCTGCTCGCGGATGGTCTCCAGAAAGTGATGTCCGATGGTCGGCGCCTCGACGCCCGTGAAGGTGGCTTGCAGTTCTCCGCCAATCAGGGAGGCGTACTGAATCAGCGGCCAGGTCAGGAGCAGGCCGATCGCGCCGATCCAAATCGCCTTGGGAACAGGACAGACTTTTCGGTTTGAAAACGGGGCGGGCCGCGAGCCGCGCGAGTGAAGGAAAAGAAAAATCGCGACAGTGGTGAGCGACCCACCGACCAAAGCCAGCAGCATGGCCGGCGGAGAAGGATCACCGCCGGCACCCGAGCTCATCGCGCGCAACACCACGGCGCCGACCAATCCGGAGAACAAGGTTCCCGCCGCCGCCAGGAGGCCGCACTGGTTCGCGCCGAGCCTCCACATCAGCATCGCGGTGTCCTTCAGGCGGCAGAACTGCGCCCGCCACACCACCAAGATGGAAGAGAGAAACCAGAGGGTCATCAATGCGCGGAGCCAAACCGAGTCCGGCGGAACATGGCTCGGAGCATTTTCGGCGGCAACGCATAGACTCGCAGCAGGCATGCTCAACGCGCTCCAGAAAATTGTCGCACGGAAAAAAATCGAAGTGCGGGAGCTGCAGGAGCACACCCCCATCGAGCTGCTGCGGGAAAAAGTCGGCGCCATGCCGCAGCCGCGCAATTTTTTCGGCGCGGTCGTCTGGGACACGGCCTTTCCGGTCCGGGTCATCGCTGAAATCAAGCAAAAGAGCCCCTCGGCGGGGCTGATCCGGGGCGATTTCAATCCCGTGGACATCGCTCAACGCTATCACCAAGCCGGTGCGGCGGCCATCAGCTGCCTGACCGACGAGACGGACTTTGGCGGGCGGCTGGAGTACATCGAGATGATCCGCGCCGCGACGCCGCTGCCGGTGCTGCGGAAGGATTTCATCGTGGACATCTGGCAGGTCTGGGAGAGCCGCGCCGCGGGCGCCGACGCCATCCTGCTGATCGCCGAATGCCTGACCGAGCAGCAGATCGTCGACTTCCAGATTCTCGCCGTCGAGCTCGGGCTCACCACCCTGCTCGAAGTGCACGACGTCGAAAGCCTCTATCGCGTGCAGAACCACATTGGCTTCCCGCACGCGGGGTATTCGCTGCTGGGCATCAACAATCGCGACCTGAAGACCATGAAGACCGACCTGGCACACACCTTCCGCATGGTCGATCTGATCGAGGACCGCTCGGTGGTGGTGAGCGAGAGCGGCATTCAAACGGCGCAGGACATTCAGCGCCTGCAGCAGCATGAGGTGGGCATTGTGCTGGTGGGCGAGCATCTGCTTCGCCAGCCCGATCCTGGTGCGGCGCTCAGGGAACTTCGCGGGGTCTAGATACGCGGACTCGGAGCGGGCGCGTCGTTATCCGCCACGATCGCAACCGGCGGCGAGCAGTTCGACGATCTGGACCGCGTTGAGCGCGGCGCCTTTGAGCAGCTGGTCCCCCACCGACCACAGCGCCAGCGAGCGCTCCGGAGCGCCGCCATCGTCGACGCGGATCCGCGAGACCAGCACCTCGTCGAGACCTGAAGCCATGAGCGAGTCGGCGGGAGCGGCGCCGGTCGATTCGTCGACCACGCGCACTCCGGGGGCGCGGGAAAGAATCTCCGCGGCCTGCGCGGGTGAAAGCGGTTTCTCAAATTCAAGGTGCAGCGCCACCGCGTGAGCCCGCAGCGTGGGCACGCGGACACAGGTCGCGCTGACGCGCAGGTCCTCGCACGCCAGCAGCCGCCGACTTTCGCGGACCAGCTTGCGCTCCTCCTCGTTCGAGCCGTCGGGCAGGCGCGGCGAGTTGTGCGGAAAGACGTTGAACAGCGCGGGGCGCGGAAAGACCTGCGGTTTGACCTCGCCGCCGGCGGCCCACGTGCGGGCCTGCGACTCCAGCTCGCGCATCGCGGCGATGCCCGCTCCAGAAACCGCCTGGTAGGAGCAGACCGTCATGCGCCGCAAGTACGCCGCGCGGTGCAGCGGCGCCGCAGCCATCAGCGCCACGATCGTGGTGCAGTTCGGGTTCGCCACCAGCATCGCCCCGCTCTTGAGCAGGTGACCGTTGATCTCGGGCACCACCAGTGGCACAGCGGGATCGTTGCGAAAGGCGCTGGAATTGTCGACGGTGACGACGCCCATGTCGGCGAGCATCGGCGCCAGCGTTTTCGCCATCTCGGCATCGACGCAGAGGATCGCGAAGTCGCTGCCCTCCAGCGCCGAGCGCTCGAAGAGGCGTGCGGCGTGCGGTCGCCCGTTGAACTGGAAGGTTTCGCCCGCCGAGCGGTCGCTGCAGAAGAGGCGCAGCTCGGAGACGGGAAAGCGGCGCTTCTCGAGCACCTGCAGTGTTTCGCGGCCGACGGCGCCCGTGGCCCCGATCACCGAAACGCAAAAGGTCTTCCTGCCGGAATCGGTGCGATCACTTTTTGTCTGGGCAATGGTGGGATGCGCCGCGCTGCCGCTCACTGGTGCGGACCAATGAGGAAGAAGCGTGCGATCTCGACCTCGAACGACGAACCGTCGTCGCGCTCCATCACATAGGTCCCCTGCATTGTTCCCCACGCCGTCTGCAGCGGGCAGAAGCTGGAGTACTCGAAGGTCTCGCCCGGCGCCAGGTTGGGATGGTGTCCCACCACGCCGAGTCCCTGCACCTCATGGCGCTCGCCGTCGGAGTCCACAATGACCCACTTGCGGCTGCGCAGCCGCGCGCAACTCTCGCCCTCGTTGAGCATGACCACCTTGTAGTTGAAGAGGTAGCGGTTGTTCTCCGGATCGGAATGCGAGGGCAGGTAGCGCGGCTCCACCGTGATGCGGATGCCGTGCGTGACGCATTCGCTGCCTTTGCAAGTTCGAGCTGAGGGGGTTGCCATGGTGTGCCACGATATGCGAGCCGGGCCATCTCTCCAAGTCCAAGCGCAATGCGTAGATCGGCTTCAAGACGCGGCCGGCTGAATTATTCGAACCAACCCTTCTTTCGGACCTGGACCTTGACGACCTCCCCTTCCTTCAGGGAGCGCCAATCCAGTCCGGCGGAGTAGCGGCGGTAGCCGGGGCACTCAGTTTCGATCACCAGAGGCATCAGGTTGGGAACCGGAATCGCCGGCGACAAGCCGGAGGCGTCACTCACCGCGGCAAAGCCGTTCGGATCGGGCGGCAGGCCGTTGCGCTGCTCGTCCAGGCGGATCACCACGCCGGGGACCTGCTTCTCGCTTTCGGCATCGACCGCCTTGAACCGCAGCGTCTTGTATTGAAGGCGCCGCAGCGACACGATGAGCTCATTCTTGGAGCCATTCGCCTCGAAATCCTGCCGGGCCTCCTGGTAGCCGGGCTTGCGCACGGTGATCACATTGCGGAATCCCGAGGCGTGATTCACCGAGGAGTGCCCCTGGTCATCGGTTCGAAGATTCTGCAGATCGGGAAAGCCCCAGCGATCCTCCAGACCGGGCATGGGCAGATAGAGAAAGGTGGTCGCCAGCACATCGGCGTCGACGATCGGCGCCTTGTCCGAGGAATCGACCACGCGGATCGTCATCGGCAGATAGGTCACCGGCGTGAGCGACATGGAGCGCTTCGCCTTGCCGTCGAGGTCGTCGAAGCGCAGCACCATGCGCGAGGAGTCCTCGGCGGTCAGCATGCTTGGCGTTGTCTTCGAGGAGAAGACCTCGATCGACGAGGGCTCGAACCCCGGCTGCAGCAGGGTCAACTTGGTGTTGAAGGGCGGCACCCAGACGCGGGCCTCACCCGCCGGTCCGCTCTTGACTGCGTTCGAGTCGGTGGCCAGAAGCGACAGCAGGGTCACGCTGTGGCGGTGGATCGTCACCCCCTCGACCGGCGCGCAGTCCTGCGCGTTGCTCAGTTGCAGATCGAGCGGGCGCGGAAAGCAGCCGGGCAGGAAGAGCATCGCCAAAGAAGCGGCGGCCGTGAGCGCGGGTGGGAAACGCATCGCTTCATCAGTCTACGGCTTGGCGGCCAGGACAATCGCCGCCGCCGAAAGCACCGCGCACCCCGTGATCCGGGCGCAGGCGGAGAGTGCGCGTCGCGAACGGAAGGCGGGAATCTCGCCCAGCGCGATGCCCAGCGGCGCGAGTGCCGCGCAGATCCAGCTCGCCATCGGCACGCCGCTGGTGTCGTAGCCGTATCCGGTGGCGGCACCGAGCGAAGCGACCGTGGCGATCACCACCGCGCCATCGAAGCCCAAGGAATGATCCGCGGGACTTCGTCGGAAACCGAACGCGATTCGGACAAGTGGAAGCAGACCAGCGCATAGCGCGACGGCCCCGATCGGAACCGCCAGCTTGGCGAAACCTGAGAGCATCGCCACGACGGAGGCGCCGACAAGGGAAAAGCTCAGGGCGATCGATGTTGAAAATGCATTCCGATCGCGGCTGAGTCGAAGCAGCGCCGCCGCGGCGATGGCGGCCGCAATTCCGAGCAAAACACGGGAAAGCAGCCCCTTCCATTCGGGAATGTCCAGCAGCAGCGCGGCGGGCACGACCGCAACAAGCACAAGAATGATGTGCCAGGATTTCGATTGGGCGAACCTCGCTTCGATTCCCGAGATCAACGCACACAACAGCACGCCGAGGGGAAACCACAGCCAGCCGCCCTGCGTTGGAAATCCCCGAATCGATTCCTGCGACAACGCACTCGCCGCAAGCGTCAGGGCGAAGGCCCAGCCCACGAATGAATCCGCACGGGTCGATACCGCGGCAAAGGGGCGGCGCACAATCAGCCAGAGCAGACCAAGCGTCGCCGGCAGCGCCACTCCGAAGAGAAGGATCTGCGCTTCCATGTCGAGTCGGCTTCGGTCGTGACGAGTGGCGCCGCGGCTTACGACGAGGTCGCTTCGAGTCCGACCGTGACGCGCACGTTCCGGCCGAGCACGTTTTTCTCAAGTCCGTAGTTCACGCCGAACTCGCCGCGGTCGATCGTGAACACCGCCTCGAATCCGATGCGGTTGCCCTTGGGCGACTCCGAGAGTCCGATGAACTCGACCTTGGCGGTGAGCGGCTTCGTGGTTCCGCGAATCGTGATGTTGCCGGAAACTTCCCAGAAGTTGCCGTCGATCTTTTTCGCGGAGGTGCTGACGAAGGTCATCTGCGGAAACTCCTTCACGCTGAAGAAGTCGGGGCTGCGCAGATGCGCGTCCAGGTCCTTGTTCGCGGTGGAGACCGAGTTCGCGTCGATCGTCACGTTGAGGGCAAGCGTTTCCGGAGTGGCGCCGGTGGTCGTGATCGTTCCGGTGACGCCGTCGAATCTTCCCCAGAACATTCCCGCGCCGAAGTGCTGGACGCGGAACAAGGACATCGAATGGGTGTCGTCAATTTTCCATGTGGTCGAGCCGGCCGCGGCGGATGACGCCGGCGGCGCCGATGCCGGAGTCGCGGAGGGAGTTTTTTGTTGAGTGGCGCCGACGAGGGCGAGGGCGGCGAACGTTGAAACCAGGCAGGTCATGAGGGGTCGAAACATGGTTGGCTCCGTGAATGTGTTTGTGGTGCGATGATCAGGAAGTCGCAAAGGTAGCGTGGAAGAAATGGACATCGAATGAGGCGCCGGTCCGCATCCCATTCCAATGGACTCGGCCGACACAAAAAGTCCTATAAGTTAATTTTGATAAATTGTTCCACGGGGAACACAAGAATGGCGTTTTGGTGTTACATTCCAGCCTCAATTGCAAGGAGGCAATATGACTAACAACACCAACGAAAATAGTGGCGAAAACAAGGATGTAAACAAGGTGTCTGGCCCATCCAATCCGGCATCCCCCACCGGGATTCGACTTGGTCGAGGACTTGGAAGGTTGATTCCGGTCAAAAATCAGCCAATTGGTGCTGAAAAATCATCAGTTGTCACAGAAGTAGAAAAGCCCCCTGTGGCATCGATCAATCCAAAACCACAGGCATTTGCGGGAGATTTGCAGGTTTCCGTGAAGAAGCCGGATGCCAAACAAGTCGATTTTGGCAGGAGCGTTCAGGAGATCGAACTTTCAAAGATCCGTCCGAATGCGAGGCAGCCCAGGAGCGACTTCAACACAGCTGAGTTGCAGAGCTTGGCCGATTCAATTCGGTCGAGTGGACTGCTTCAGCCAATCGTTGTTCGACCTGTCGATGGGACTCCTGGACAATTTGAAATCGTGGCCGGCGAAAGGCGCTGGCGCGCATTTCAGATCATTGGCAAGCCAACAATTCCGGCCATAGTCATCCAGGCCTCCGACGAGAACTCGGGTGTTTGGGCCCTGATCGAAAACATCCACAGGACCGATCTCAATCCGATGGACCGGGCACTGTCCGTTCAAAGGCTGGCCAATGAATTTACTTTGACGCACGACTTGCTCGCCAAGAAGATCTCGCTCGACCGCTCCACCGTCACGAATTTGCTGCGTTTGGCTGAATTGGATTCAGCGACCGCAAGCCTGGTTCGTCAGGGTTTGATTTCTCAAGGACATGCCAAGGCGTTGCTTGGTGTTGCTGATCTCAAGGCTAGGTCAACGCTTGCGGATTCCACAATCCGCGGCGAGTGGTCCGTCAGAACACTTGAGCGTGAAGTCCAGCGACTCTCCACTGAATCCAAAAGCAGAGTTCCACGTGGAACCACAACGACCGCAAGGCGACAGGCCAACGTGAAGGATTTAGAAACTCGATTGAGTCAACTCATGGGAACTCGAGTCACCATCCAACTCGGAAGAAAGCCAAACACCGGCAAGGTCTCCATGGAATTCTTCTCGCTCGATCAATTCGAGGGCATGCTCGGAAGACTCGGTCTCCGTCCGGATCAAATCAGATTTGAGAATTGAATATGTGGTCGAGCCAGGTCGGCGATCACACAACTGTTTGTATCGACGTGCTTTGTAGACTTTAATACGACGTCCAAATTACATTATCAGACTTCAATGCACTTCATGAAGTTCGGCTGCTCGGTTTCAAGCGCAAGCGCGGCACGAATCGCATCGGAAAGCGCTGCCCTTGATTCATTCTCGCCGTGATTCAAGATCACACGCGGCGTGCCGCCTTCGCGCGACCCGATCCAGTTCACCAGATCGGCCTGATCGGCATGTCCGCTGAGCCCCTCCAGGTGGACGCGCTCGGCGAGCACATCAAAGATTCCTTCCTTGAGCTCGATCTTCTTCGCATGATGAAGCAGGGAGTGTCCGAGCAAACCGACGATCTGATGTCCGGCAAAGACCAGCGCGTTCTTCGGATCATCGACCATCGATGCCAGATGATGCAGCACGGGACCCGCGTCGCAGAATCCGCTGCCCGCGAGGATGACGCCAATCTTTTCGCTTTTGGTCAGCTTCAGGCTCTGCTTGCGGTTGAACAGATGCTGCAGTCCGTCGAAGTGCAGCGGATCCGTTCCCGCTTCCGCCGCGATGCGCAGCGAAGGCTCGAGCAGCGCCGGATAGCGGCCGCACAGTTCCGACGCGCGAATCGCCATCGGTGAATCCAGATACACGGTCATGCCATGAAGCTGGTTGGCGCGGGACAACTCCGCCAGGCGCAACAGCAGCGTCTGCGCGCGGCCGAGTGAGAAGGTCGGCGCCAGAATTTTTCCGCCGCGCGCCGCCACGCGCTTCACCACCGCGCCCAGTGCGTCGACCGACGACGAGCTGGGTGAAAATACTCTTGCACCATTGGTGCTCTCCATCAGCATCAGATCAACCGCGGGA from Planctomycetota bacterium encodes the following:
- a CDS encoding YceI family protein, which produces MFRPLMTCLVSTFAALALVGATQQKTPSATPASAPPASSAAAGSTTWKIDDTHSMSLFRVQHFGAGMFWGRFDGVTGTITTTGATPETLALNVTIDANSVSTANKDLDAHLRSPDFFSVKEFPQMTFVSTSAKKIDGNFWEVSGNITIRGTTKPLTAKVEFIGLSESPKGNRIGFEAVFTIDRGEFGVNYGLEKNVLGRNVRVTVGLEATSS
- the apaG gene encoding Co2+/Mg2+ efflux protein ApaG, which gives rise to MATPSARTCKGSECVTHGIRITVEPRYLPSHSDPENNRYLFNYKVVMLNEGESCARLRSRKWVIVDSDGERHEVQGLGVVGHHPNLAPGETFEYSSFCPLQTAWGTMQGTYVMERDDGSSFEVEIARFFLIGPHQ
- a CDS encoding CPBP family intramembrane metalloprotease — translated: MTLWFLSSILVVWRAQFCRLKDTAMLMWRLGANQCGLLAAAGTLFSGLVGAVVLRAMSSGAGGDPSPPAMLLALVGGSLTTVAIFLFLHSRGSRPAPFSNRKVCPVPKAIWIGAIGLLLTWPLIQYASLIGGELQATFTGVEAPTIGHHFLETIREQGGSPVTWGLVATIVLLGPLAEELIWRGAVQQGLKQIGLPRVAAIFITAVAFAFFHWGAVPENGRAAAIPALAVLGVALGYLMERTGRIWASYAAHSLFNCANLFLFSMLPQ
- a CDS encoding ParB/RepB/Spo0J family partition protein encodes the protein MTNNTNENSGENKDVNKVSGPSNPASPTGIRLGRGLGRLIPVKNQPIGAEKSSVVTEVEKPPVASINPKPQAFAGDLQVSVKKPDAKQVDFGRSVQEIELSKIRPNARQPRSDFNTAELQSLADSIRSSGLLQPIVVRPVDGTPGQFEIVAGERRWRAFQIIGKPTIPAIVIQASDENSGVWALIENIHRTDLNPMDRALSVQRLANEFTLTHDLLAKKISLDRSTVTNLLRLAELDSATASLVRQGLISQGHAKALLGVADLKARSTLADSTIRGEWSVRTLEREVQRLSTESKSRVPRGTTTTARRQANVKDLETRLSQLMGTRVTIQLGRKPNTGKVSMEFFSLDQFEGMLGRLGLRPDQIRFEN
- a CDS encoding MBL fold metallo-hydrolase; amino-acid sequence: MAERATITLLGAAGEVTGSCTLLDTPRGRVVIDFGLFQGSPEQEQKNLQVPEIDWRHVDAVIVTHAHIDHVGRLGMLPRIGCGAPIYATPPTADLLPRVLRSSATLQTIRHEEWRNGSAPIARVVDPPPAPGTQSKASDSEPPILYDTRDAMQAAENIRPVEYGVWREVKSGLRFRFHDASHIIGSASVEVAFDVNGREKKVLFSGDLGPARSPLLRAREELPAVDLMLMESTNGARVFSPSSSSVDALGAVVKRVAARGGKILAPTFSLGRAQTLLLRLAELSRANQLHGMTVYLDSPMAIRASELCGRYPALLEPSLRIAAEAGTDPLHFDGLQHLFNRKQSLKLTKSEKIGVILAGSGFCDAGPVLHHLASMVDDPKNALVFAGHQIVGLLGHSLLHHAKKIELKEGIFDVLAERVHLEGLSGHADQADLVNWIGSREGGTPRVILNHGENESRAALSDAIRAALALETEQPNFMKCIEV
- the trpC gene encoding indole-3-glycerol phosphate synthase TrpC — its product is MLNALQKIVARKKIEVRELQEHTPIELLREKVGAMPQPRNFFGAVVWDTAFPVRVIAEIKQKSPSAGLIRGDFNPVDIAQRYHQAGAAAISCLTDETDFGGRLEYIEMIRAATPLPVLRKDFIVDIWQVWESRAAGADAILLIAECLTEQQIVDFQILAVELGLTTLLEVHDVESLYRVQNHIGFPHAGYSLLGINNRDLKTMKTDLAHTFRMVDLIEDRSVVVSESGIQTAQDIQRLQQHEVGIVLVGEHLLRQPDPGAALRELRGV
- the trpS gene encoding tryptophan--tRNA ligase; the protein is MSAADSKQPAAGRPRILTGDTPTGRLHLGHWVGSVKRRAQLQHTHDCYFIIANYHAFTTRADQPKEIRADCLEIARDLIAMGIDPDLSSIFLQSEVPTIHELTFLFAMLLPFNRVMRNPTLKDEIKVKNLGETYSFGFPLYAVGQCSDILSFRPESVPVGEDQVPHLEMTREVARRFNQIYCGVSEKAEDHEHVKLGGVFPVPRADVGAVGRLMGVDGKNKMSKSLGNAIFISDPPKEVEKKVMRLFTGRQSATEPGDIKNALFQYVETFIPDAARVAELKDRYARGDNIGDGHIKKEVAEAINALIAPMQKRRAALEGRDDLVLDILRKGCTKANLTAEETLESARKAAGLHFFHRELSFPV
- a CDS encoding aspartate-semialdehyde dehydrogenase; the protein is MSGSAAHPTIAQTKSDRTDSGRKTFCVSVIGATGAVGRETLQVLEKRRFPVSELRLFCSDRSAGETFQFNGRPHAARLFERSALEGSDFAILCVDAEMAKTLAPMLADMGVVTVDNSSAFRNDPAVPLVVPEINGHLLKSGAMLVANPNCTTIVALMAAAPLHRAAYLRRMTVCSYQAVSGAGIAAMRELESQARTWAAGGEVKPQVFPRPALFNVFPHNSPRLPDGSNEEERKLVRESRRLLACEDLRVSATCVRVPTLRAHAVALHLEFEKPLSPAQAAEILSRAPGVRVVDESTGAAPADSLMASGLDEVLVSRIRVDDGGAPERSLALWSVGDQLLKGAALNAVQIVELLAAGCDRGG
- the dcm gene encoding DNA (cytosine-5-)-methyltransferase; the encoded protein is MKSFTFIDLFAGIGGFHHALSRIGGRCVMACELDAECRGVYRSSFPTATRACFPKNIRELTRKDVDEECSIRSAREIDRIIPDHDMLCAGFPCQPFSKSGVQLGVQDRTRGTLFFDIMQVVRAKRPRYLLLENVRNLAGPRHTQTWRLIIENLRDAGYCVSDAPSILSPHLLPPNCGGTPQARERVFILAEQRGGSTSTYERSVPPVDRMPVVRWNPANWRIEQYLEPDSEIIDIQRYRLKRAELSWLEAWDAFVRGLPSDSLPSFPIWADAFRRRPIIPEGAPDWEADFLRKNAHFYSAHQGFIDSWLRKSWGDLGLTLRDFPASRRKFEWQARSWHPIRKGRTIRDLVLQMRPSGIRVKSPTYLPALVAITQCSIVGPEVGRVSEYRTLTPREGAKLQGVPEDIFEKAGVSDRVAYKQLGNAVNVGVVRWAAHSLFCRSVSKASANNGISRRLKISNKFV